Proteins encoded in a region of the Syntrophales bacterium genome:
- the nrdD gene encoding anaerobic ribonucleoside-triphosphate reductase, with protein sequence MDTRETTDLTLFVRTSSEDIAVWNRQRIIEALIRETNVDVATAESISREVEQQITSSSMGLLTTSLIREMVNARLLERGLEGATKMHARLGFPFWDVDRLMLYQNKENANVPHSPEGTNLIFAEGIKREYALMKVFSDEVSYAHLTGDIHLHHLGYIDRPYCSCQSLEYIKKFGLNLPNSLATAAPARHAEVLLAHMVRFAAALQGHFSGAIGWLDVNILFAPYLEGMSDAAITQLAQMLVYEFAQQAVGRGGQTIFTDIHLQWEVPARLRDREAIGPGGTGTGKCYGDYDSESRRFLRSLFDVYLRGDASGRPFVFPRPMVHLTEDFFSSPEHEAFLMQASDLAAEKGNPSFLFDRQGTLNLSECGLLEGNHRDDPWNMRYSAIQNVSINLPRLAYKAGGDEERLFFLLEERMELAARAHEQKKYCIERLLSHGDQGPLSLLTLDNGGTPYLLLPRASWLIGIVGLNEMVKRQRGSHLHESDDARLFGLKVVGRMREITRRLTSEYGMNFILEQSPAESTPHRFARLDLKYFSPEAGRYVRGDIARGEVYYTNSTCFDITASVDPLEKVSREGVLHPCIGGEALSHLWLGANRPAADRLASFIAAVFRNTTSRHITFSPDFSTCRDCKNTSRGLMDTCPLCGSADLEGMTRITGYYSKVSSLNRGKIAELRDRRYASFS encoded by the coding sequence ATGGACACCCGTGAAACCACAGATCTCACCCTGTTCGTCAGAACCTCCAGTGAGGATATCGCCGTCTGGAACCGCCAGAGGATAATCGAAGCTCTCATCCGCGAAACAAACGTCGACGTTGCCACGGCGGAATCCATAAGCAGGGAAGTGGAACAGCAGATCACTTCGTCCTCCATGGGATTGCTGACGACGTCCCTCATCAGAGAAATGGTGAACGCCCGGCTTCTCGAACGGGGCCTCGAGGGAGCGACGAAAATGCACGCCCGTCTCGGCTTTCCCTTCTGGGACGTTGACCGTCTGATGCTTTATCAGAACAAGGAAAACGCGAACGTCCCCCACAGTCCCGAGGGAACCAACCTTATTTTCGCCGAGGGGATAAAGCGCGAATACGCGCTCATGAAGGTTTTTTCCGATGAAGTCAGCTATGCCCACCTGACAGGCGACATTCATCTCCATCACCTGGGCTATATCGACCGCCCTTACTGTTCGTGCCAGTCGCTGGAGTACATTAAAAAATTCGGCCTCAACCTCCCCAACTCTCTGGCGACAGCCGCGCCGGCAAGGCATGCCGAAGTACTTCTGGCCCACATGGTACGATTCGCGGCCGCCCTGCAGGGTCATTTCTCCGGGGCCATCGGCTGGCTCGATGTCAACATTCTCTTTGCGCCCTATCTCGAGGGCATGTCCGATGCCGCGATAACGCAGCTTGCCCAGATGCTCGTCTACGAGTTCGCCCAGCAGGCGGTCGGGCGGGGCGGGCAGACCATATTCACGGACATTCACCTGCAATGGGAGGTTCCCGCCCGTCTTCGCGACCGGGAGGCAATCGGTCCCGGTGGAACCGGCACGGGGAAATGCTACGGAGACTACGACAGCGAAAGCCGACGGTTCCTGCGGTCCCTTTTCGACGTCTACCTGCGCGGAGACGCCTCGGGACGGCCCTTTGTCTTTCCACGGCCCATGGTCCATCTGACGGAAGATTTTTTTTCGAGCCCCGAGCACGAGGCGTTTCTGATGCAGGCCTCTGACCTGGCCGCCGAAAAGGGAAACCCCTCTTTCCTCTTCGACCGTCAGGGAACGCTGAATCTGTCCGAATGCGGCCTGCTGGAAGGGAATCACCGGGACGATCCCTGGAACATGCGGTACAGCGCCATTCAAAACGTGTCCATAAATCTTCCGCGGCTTGCCTATAAGGCCGGCGGTGACGAGGAGCGGCTTTTTTTTCTCCTCGAAGAACGAATGGAACTGGCAGCCCGGGCCCACGAACAGAAAAAATATTGCATCGAACGCCTGCTCTCCCATGGCGACCAGGGCCCGCTGTCGCTGTTGACGCTGGATAATGGCGGAACGCCTTACCTGCTTCTGCCCCGGGCCTCCTGGCTCATCGGCATCGTGGGACTCAACGAAATGGTGAAGCGCCAGCGGGGAAGCCATCTTCATGAATCAGACGACGCGCGTCTCTTCGGGTTGAAGGTCGTCGGGCGCATGCGGGAAATCACCCGCAGACTCACGTCGGAGTACGGTATGAACTTCATCCTGGAACAGTCCCCGGCGGAGAGTACCCCCCACCGCTTCGCGCGGCTGGACCTGAAATATTTTTCCCCCGAAGCGGGCCGATACGTCCGGGGTGATATCGCCCGGGGAGAGGTCTATTATACCAATTCAACCTGTTTCGACATCACGGCTTCCGTCGACCCCCTTGAAAAGGTCAGCCGGGAGGGAGTTCTCCACCCCTGCATCGGGGGCGAGGCCCTTTCCCACCTGTGGCTCGGCGCGAACCGGCCGGCGGCCGACAGGCTGGCGAGCTTTATCGCGGCGGTGTTCCGGAACACCACAAGCCGTCACATCACCTTCTCCCCTGATTTTTCAACCTGCCGCGACTGCAAAAACACCTCACGGGGCCTCATGGATACGTGTCCTCTGTGCGGGTCCGCCGACCTGGAAGGCATGACCAGGATCACGGGCTACTATTCAAAGGTTTCAAGCCTGAACCGGGGGAAGATCGCCGAGTTGCGTGACAGGCGATACGCTTCGTTTTCTTGA
- the grpE gene encoding nucleotide exchange factor GrpE, producing the protein MDTIETPKGTEEHRPDQEQQPVEDTVSPDTENARKEAAEHYDKYLRLAADFDNYKKRVRKDRETLLTYGNEAIIKDILPIVDSLERALDHASNAGDFESFVEGLKMILEKLKSTLAKHGVEAVEALGSEFDPNFHEAMMRVDSEKSRDNLVVEEFEKGYLLKGRLLRPSKVAVAKSTG; encoded by the coding sequence ATGGACACAATAGAAACCCCGAAGGGGACGGAAGAACACAGACCGGATCAGGAGCAGCAGCCCGTCGAAGATACTGTTTCACCGGACACCGAGAATGCCCGGAAGGAAGCGGCAGAGCATTATGACAAGTATCTTCGCCTGGCCGCCGATTTCGACAATTACAAGAAACGGGTCCGGAAAGACAGGGAGACCCTGCTTACCTACGGGAATGAAGCAATCATAAAGGACATCCTGCCCATCGTGGACAGCCTCGAACGAGCCCTGGACCACGCATCCAATGCCGGTGACTTCGAGTCCTTCGTAGAGGGGCTGAAAATGATACTGGAAAAGCTGAAGAGTACCCTGGCAAAACACGGCGTCGAGGCTGTCGAGGCACTGGGCTCGGAATTCGACCCCAATTTCCATGAAGCCATGATGCGGGTGGACAGTGAAAAATCCAGGGACAACCTGGTGGTCGAGGAATTTGAAAAGGGGTACCTGCTCAAAGGGCGCCTCTTGAGGCCATCCAAGGTGGCCGTGGCAAAGTCGACAGGCTAG
- a CDS encoding tetratricopeptide repeat protein: MSMGDPSEYNTLYDYADSCAGDGRHEEALKIYEKLLAANPGDDSLLLSIAWVHKDSGDTEKALHCLQQVLEKELARKVFTGFAYDELVRMYREMGEYDRLVLLCERAATIYPDDTALLDTLGSACLKSGRAERALAIFSRLVEMDPEAPVYHMNRACAAVAAGQYDEAESSCAAAFALEPEDGRLFYGRLAMSYKDTEQYGRAEKAQNRALELCPGNPLYHCGLGEIMLKQGKIDEARGAFEDACRADPASRAGFHNRLANMMLREGYVTEAADEFEKAIAADPGNPFYYITLIACCDRLGEHERADRYRDRGRREGVLPDEG; the protein is encoded by the coding sequence ATGAGCATGGGCGATCCCTCCGAATACAACACGCTCTATGATTATGCCGATTCCTGCGCCGGCGACGGGAGGCATGAGGAAGCCCTGAAGATATATGAAAAGCTTCTGGCCGCAAATCCCGGCGATGATTCACTGCTTCTCTCGATAGCCTGGGTCCACAAAGACAGCGGTGATACGGAAAAAGCTCTTCACTGCCTTCAGCAGGTTCTCGAAAAGGAACTGGCCCGGAAGGTATTCACAGGATTCGCCTATGACGAACTGGTTCGTATGTACCGGGAAATGGGTGAGTATGACCGGCTGGTGCTTCTCTGCGAACGGGCGGCGACGATCTACCCCGATGACACGGCCCTGCTGGACACCCTGGGAAGCGCCTGCCTGAAAAGCGGCAGGGCTGAACGGGCTCTCGCGATTTTCTCACGACTCGTCGAGATGGATCCCGAGGCCCCTGTCTATCACATGAACCGAGCCTGCGCCGCCGTGGCCGCCGGACAATACGACGAAGCGGAATCGTCCTGCGCCGCCGCCTTTGCCCTGGAACCCGAAGACGGCAGACTCTTTTACGGTCGGCTCGCCATGTCATATAAAGACACGGAGCAGTACGGGCGGGCGGAGAAAGCACAGAACAGGGCACTTGAACTCTGTCCCGGAAACCCCCTGTATCACTGCGGCCTTGGAGAAATCATGCTGAAGCAGGGCAAGATCGACGAGGCACGGGGTGCCTTTGAAGATGCCTGCCGGGCAGACCCCGCTTCCCGGGCCGGCTTTCACAACAGACTTGCCAACATGATGCTCCGGGAGGGGTATGTTACGGAAGCGGCCGACGAATTCGAAAAAGCCATTGCCGCCGATCCCGGAAACCCCTTCTATTACATTACTCTCATCGCCTGCTGCGATCGGCTTGGAGAACATGAACGGGCGGACCGCTACCGGGACAGGGGGCGCCGCGAGGGAGTCCTGCCCGATGAGGGATAA
- a CDS encoding asparagine synthase-related protein, with amino-acid sequence MDAREIPFQDLNAPAFIEQKVAEIASAVGSGTAVNALSGGVDSAVVTMLAHKALGDRLKSYFIDSGLMRKDEPELIRRWFAELGITVEIVDAAEAFFAALKGKTDPEEKREAITEIFYKHVFGKLVRESGSRHLLQGTNYTDVEETVAGIKRQHNILEQLGIDPEERYGYKVLEPLIQLRKPAIRIVGKAAGLNPRIYLRPPFPGPALATRIIGEVTPERVAMVRTATGILEKQLASTTAFQYLAVLHEDRVTGVRNGKRDYGCQIELRCWESEDAKTASPTRLPYEILEEIAEEITSTIPGVVSVTYNITRKPPSTIEAL; translated from the coding sequence ATGGATGCACGGGAGATACCTTTTCAGGACCTGAACGCTCCGGCGTTCATCGAGCAAAAGGTGGCGGAAATCGCCTCCGCCGTCGGGTCTGGAACGGCCGTCAACGCGCTGTCAGGCGGCGTCGATTCGGCGGTGGTCACCATGCTGGCCCATAAAGCCCTGGGGGATCGCCTCAAGTCCTACTTTATCGACAGCGGGCTCATGCGCAAGGATGAGCCGGAGCTGATCCGCCGATGGTTCGCTGAGCTGGGTATTACCGTTGAAATCGTCGATGCCGCCGAGGCATTCTTCGCGGCCCTCAAGGGTAAGACCGATCCGGAGGAGAAGCGCGAGGCTATAACGGAAATATTCTACAAGCATGTTTTCGGGAAGCTCGTCAGGGAAAGCGGGTCCCGACACCTCCTGCAGGGGACAAATTACACCGACGTGGAGGAGACGGTAGCCGGGATCAAGCGACAGCACAACATCCTGGAACAGCTTGGAATAGATCCGGAAGAACGCTATGGCTACAAAGTTCTTGAACCTCTCATCCAGTTGAGAAAACCGGCCATTCGAATCGTCGGGAAGGCAGCGGGCCTCAACCCCCGGATCTATCTCCGCCCCCCCTTTCCGGGGCCGGCTCTGGCGACGCGGATTATCGGCGAGGTTACGCCCGAACGGGTCGCCATGGTAAGAACCGCCACCGGCATACTTGAAAAACAGCTGGCCTCCACCACGGCCTTTCAGTATCTTGCCGTTCTCCATGAAGACCGTGTGACGGGAGTCCGGAACGGAAAACGCGATTACGGCTGCCAGATCGAACTGCGCTGCTGGGAAAGCGAGGACGCCAAAACCGCCTCGCCCACCAGACTTCCCTACGAAATCCTCGAAGAGATTGCCGAGGAGATAACCTCCACGATACCCGGCGTCGTCAGTGTGACCTACAACATCACGAGAAAGCCGCCATCCACCATCGAGGCACTCTGA
- a CDS encoding response regulator transcription factor — MDIRILLVDDHKIVRDGLRTLIENEPGIMVVAEAENGENAVKLSRELHPDVVIMDISMPDMNGVEATRLIRQHNPLLKVIALSMYSHPLFVSGMLEAGASGYLLKDCAFEELVRAIRSVMDGRTWLSSKIAGMAVRRSSDGLQVSRTHDYGSLTAREREVFRLLAEGMSTRSVGKRLEISPKTVEAHRRNIMKKLNISSISELVKYAVREGVVSV; from the coding sequence ATGGACATACGAATTCTGTTGGTCGACGATCACAAGATAGTCCGGGACGGCCTGCGGACCCTTATTGAAAATGAACCGGGCATAATGGTCGTCGCCGAGGCGGAAAACGGTGAGAACGCCGTCAAGCTCTCGCGGGAACTCCACCCGGACGTGGTCATAATGGACATATCCATGCCGGACATGAACGGTGTCGAGGCGACACGCCTCATCCGGCAACACAACCCCCTTCTGAAAGTCATCGCCCTGTCGATGTACTCGCACCCCCTCTTCGTTTCCGGTATGCTGGAGGCGGGCGCTTCAGGGTATCTGCTCAAGGACTGCGCCTTCGAGGAACTGGTCCGCGCCATCCGCTCGGTCATGGACGGCCGGACCTGGCTCAGTTCAAAAATCGCCGGCATGGCGGTACGCAGGTCTTCGGACGGACTGCAGGTTTCCCGTACCCATGACTACGGGTCCCTCACGGCCCGGGAGCGGGAAGTGTTCCGGCTCCTGGCCGAAGGAATGTCAACACGCAGTGTGGGGAAACGGCTGGAGATCAGTCCCAAAACCGTCGAGGCCCATCGTCGGAACATAATGAAAAAACTGAACATAAGCAGTATCTCCGAACTGGTCAAGTATGCCGTTCGCGAGGGTGTCGTTTCTGTCTGA
- a CDS encoding D-sedoheptulose 7-phosphate isomerase, producing MEEIEDIIIRSFRESIHQKEVFINENLQRIVKIVTVITSALKQGNKILLFGNGGSAADAQHIAAEFVNRFLIERPPLPAIALSTDTSILTSIANDYDFSEVFSKQIRAVGHAGDIAWGFSTSGVSPNIVKAFEMARRLDMVCVGFTGKDGGAVARMVEHSLNVSSTSVPRVQEIHITAAHVICEMVDYKLFTRPNG from the coding sequence ATGGAAGAAATCGAAGACATCATAATTCGAAGCTTCAGGGAGAGTATTCATCAGAAGGAAGTTTTTATCAATGAAAACCTTCAGCGCATCGTAAAGATCGTGACGGTCATCACCAGCGCGCTGAAACAGGGCAACAAGATCCTGCTCTTCGGGAACGGGGGAAGCGCCGCGGACGCGCAACATATCGCGGCGGAATTCGTCAACAGGTTTCTTATCGAGCGACCTCCCCTGCCGGCGATCGCTCTCAGCACGGATACGTCAATCCTGACGAGCATTGCCAACGACTATGATTTTTCAGAGGTTTTTTCCAAACAGATACGGGCCGTCGGCCACGCGGGGGATATTGCCTGGGGGTTTTCGACCAGCGGGGTCTCCCCCAACATTGTCAAGGCCTTTGAAATGGCCCGACGTCTGGACATGGTATGTGTAGGATTCACCGGAAAGGACGGCGGCGCTGTCGCCAGGATGGTTGAGCATTCTCTGAACGTCTCTTCCACCAGCGTTCCACGGGTCCAGGAGATTCACATAACGGCCGCCCACGTAATCTGTGAAATGGTGGATTACAAGCTCTTCACGCGCCCCAACGGATAA
- a CDS encoding PAS domain S-box protein: MAEKEKLRKDGRNAGRRNPEQLSMVSFDGILVHSDGKIIDATQSFAKMTGYSPDELAGTDVLSLVAPGLRDLIRDHTNSGYEGPYEVLILHKDGSGHPFEVRSKNITVDGRVIRVASFRDMAERSRADDLYRTISDKIQTGVYIVQDGRLCFVNSLLEEFTGYDRSELLGKKGMFVVHPRDRKNLRDQAVRMLRGERASPYEFRVVTKSGDIRRVMGTVTPILFNKRPAIMGSGMDVTELREAQEKLENLEALESSILDTIPHAVIGMENRKIIFANNAVHDVFGWEPQDLIGQSSKVLYRRYSDFRETGNRFYGDTELSKMHLDEVPCRRSDGQEIICALTASKMAAPDNIRKAVVVFEDVTERKKAEAALVRERDFAESLIETAQALVLVLDTRGRIVRFNPYTEDLLGYTLDEVRGKEWAEIFTDEKDRLFRKDTARAMISETRVEGTNTVITRDGSRRIVNWNSKALRGSHGERVGTLAVGQDVTEAKESERKLSENYRRMRLMSSELARTEERERQQLATELHDRIGQTMAVAKMKLEGLQKETGSSKITVSLENIVAIVDQLIRDTRSLTFDLSPPILYILGLAAALEWLAEQYQEKYGLPVTFKKKGKNSAAPDKDRAFVLFRCTQELLMNVTKHAGARSVQVSMRQYAGKTEIVVEDDGVGIDPSVIKAPKDWTKGFGLFSIRERLSFMGGRFFIGPVPGGGTRARMVIFDNPDDLENSD; this comes from the coding sequence ATGGCTGAAAAAGAAAAGCTCCGGAAAGACGGCCGGAATGCCGGACGGCGCAATCCGGAGCAGCTCAGCATGGTTTCCTTTGATGGAATCCTGGTGCATTCCGATGGAAAAATCATCGACGCCACGCAGTCATTCGCAAAAATGACCGGTTACAGTCCGGACGAACTCGCGGGAACCGACGTTCTGAGTCTTGTGGCGCCCGGGCTACGCGACCTGATTCGCGACCACACGAATAGCGGCTATGAAGGTCCTTACGAGGTATTGATCCTTCACAAGGACGGATCCGGGCACCCCTTTGAAGTTCGAAGCAAAAACATTACTGTCGACGGCAGGGTAATCAGAGTCGCCTCCTTCCGGGATATGGCGGAGCGGAGCCGTGCCGATGATCTCTACCGAACAATCTCGGACAAGATTCAAACCGGCGTATATATTGTCCAGGATGGCCGCCTGTGTTTCGTGAACTCGCTGCTCGAGGAGTTCACGGGATACGACAGGAGCGAACTTCTGGGAAAGAAAGGCATGTTCGTCGTTCATCCTCGCGACAGGAAAAACCTCAGGGACCAGGCGGTTCGGATGCTCCGGGGTGAACGGGCATCTCCCTATGAGTTCAGAGTCGTCACGAAGTCCGGTGATATCCGCCGCGTCATGGGGACGGTAACGCCCATTCTTTTCAACAAGCGTCCGGCCATCATGGGAAGCGGCATGGACGTGACGGAACTCCGGGAAGCCCAGGAAAAACTCGAGAATCTTGAAGCGCTTGAATCGTCGATCCTGGACACGATCCCCCATGCCGTGATCGGCATGGAAAACCGAAAGATCATTTTCGCCAACAATGCCGTTCACGACGTCTTCGGTTGGGAACCTCAGGATCTTATCGGACAGAGCAGCAAGGTTCTCTACCGCCGATACAGTGATTTCAGGGAGACGGGGAACAGATTTTACGGTGACACCGAACTGAGCAAGATGCATCTCGATGAAGTTCCGTGCCGGCGGTCTGACGGGCAGGAAATCATCTGTGCCCTCACGGCGTCCAAAATGGCGGCTCCGGACAACATCCGCAAGGCCGTGGTCGTTTTCGAGGACGTGACGGAACGGAAAAAAGCCGAGGCGGCCCTCGTACGGGAGCGGGACTTCGCCGAAAGTCTCATAGAGACCGCCCAGGCACTGGTACTCGTTCTCGACACCCGGGGAAGAATTGTCCGGTTCAACCCCTACACGGAAGACCTGCTGGGCTATACTCTTGACGAAGTCAGGGGAAAGGAATGGGCCGAGATTTTCACCGATGAAAAGGATCGTCTCTTCAGGAAAGACACCGCCCGGGCCATGATCAGCGAAACACGGGTGGAGGGGACCAACACGGTGATTACCCGGGATGGGTCCAGGCGCATCGTCAACTGGAACAGCAAAGCGCTTCGCGGAAGCCACGGAGAGCGGGTGGGAACTCTTGCCGTCGGTCAGGACGTGACAGAGGCAAAAGAGTCTGAACGGAAACTGTCTGAAAATTACAGGCGCATGCGTCTCATGTCCTCCGAGCTGGCGCGCACGGAGGAGCGTGAGCGCCAGCAGCTCGCCACGGAACTTCATGACCGGATCGGCCAGACCATGGCAGTGGCGAAGATGAAGCTGGAAGGGCTTCAGAAAGAAACCGGGTCGTCGAAGATCACCGTTTCCCTGGAAAATATCGTGGCTATCGTGGACCAGCTCATCCGTGACACCCGTTCACTGACCTTTGATCTGAGCCCGCCGATCCTCTATATTCTGGGGCTCGCGGCCGCTCTGGAATGGCTGGCGGAACAGTACCAGGAAAAATACGGCCTCCCGGTCACCTTCAAAAAAAAGGGTAAAAACAGTGCCGCCCCGGACAAGGATCGCGCCTTTGTCCTGTTCCGATGCACCCAGGAACTTCTCATGAACGTCACCAAGCACGCCGGGGCAAGAAGCGTCCAGGTCTCGATGCGGCAGTATGCCGGCAAAACGGAAATCGTCGTGGAGGACGACGGCGTGGGCATTGACCCGAGCGTAATCAAGGCCCCCAAGGACTGGACCAAAGGGTTCGGTCTGTTCAGTATTCGAGAACGATTGAGCTTCATGGGCGGGCGTTTTTTCATCGGACCCGTTCCCGGCGGAGGAACCCGGGCCCGCATGGTCATATTCGACAACCCCGATGACCTGGAGAACTCCGACTGA
- a CDS encoding HD domain-containing protein, translating into MKSTNLTAGTYQGIALIADPIYTYIWFTVPTPDRTPEKTEKDLIDSPWMQRLRRIYQLQSARWVFPAAEHTRFQHVLGTMHRAGEFGRHLYPSLQEICPDVPSINCVEELLRVAGLLHDVGHGPYGHFFDEHFLAQYGLTHEILGQVIIEKELGGIIKNIKRSPAGNFAEGERISPRQVAFLIRKPQGKDGREPRWLHLLRQLFSGVYTVDNMDYVRRDAYMSGFSMDIVDTDRLCFYSFFTSEGLTLHQAGTSALSRFLQARLNLYSNVYYHRTTRALDLHLQEIFKDTIDMLFPCNPLDDFGRYRELDEWSLYHDTRKWASSGDRSQKRLGREWNKLYTRRVKWKMSFFADLSVEQLQRGAEFPGARDYERKIREHLPNSLKKIRFRVDLATQDPRPINPMVEGDKRINIFNPSTDSTSWEPLRDIYRFIPSRVVHFRIFSLDHRYDEALSRAAEDMFESSGEVLSTNI; encoded by the coding sequence ATGAAGAGCACAAACCTGACCGCCGGAACCTACCAGGGAATAGCGCTTATCGCCGACCCCATCTATACCTATATCTGGTTCACGGTACCCACGCCGGACAGAACACCCGAAAAAACAGAAAAGGACCTCATCGACTCCCCCTGGATGCAGCGTCTGCGTCGCATCTACCAGCTTCAGAGCGCCCGGTGGGTCTTCCCCGCCGCGGAACACACCCGCTTTCAGCATGTCCTGGGCACGATGCACCGGGCCGGGGAGTTCGGCCGCCACCTGTACCCCAGCCTGCAGGAAATCTGCCCCGATGTTCCGTCGATCAATTGCGTGGAAGAGTTGCTCCGGGTGGCGGGTCTTCTCCATGACGTGGGACACGGACCCTATGGTCATTTCTTCGATGAACACTTTCTGGCTCAGTACGGCCTCACCCATGAAATACTCGGCCAGGTCATCATTGAAAAGGAACTGGGCGGAATAATCAAGAACATCAAACGGAGTCCTGCGGGAAACTTCGCCGAAGGAGAAAGGATCAGTCCCCGGCAGGTGGCCTTCCTGATCCGCAAGCCCCAAGGAAAGGACGGAAGGGAACCCCGGTGGCTCCATCTCCTGCGCCAGCTGTTTTCCGGCGTTTATACAGTGGACAATATGGATTACGTACGCCGCGACGCCTACATGTCTGGATTTTCCATGGACATCGTGGATACAGACCGGCTCTGTTTCTATTCATTCTTTACCTCCGAGGGGCTGACGCTGCATCAGGCGGGCACCTCGGCCCTGAGCCGGTTCCTGCAGGCCAGGCTCAACCTCTATTCCAATGTGTACTATCACCGGACTACCCGGGCTCTCGACCTTCACCTGCAGGAAATATTCAAGGACACCATAGACATGCTGTTTCCCTGCAACCCCCTTGACGATTTCGGACGTTATCGGGAACTCGATGAGTGGAGCCTGTATCACGATACCAGGAAATGGGCGTCCTCCGGGGACCGGTCACAGAAACGACTCGGTAGGGAGTGGAACAAGCTCTACACACGGCGCGTCAAATGGAAGATGTCCTTTTTTGCCGACCTTTCCGTCGAACAGCTGCAACGGGGCGCCGAGTTCCCCGGAGCCCGCGATTATGAAAGAAAAATCAGGGAGCATCTGCCGAATTCATTGAAAAAAATCCGTTTCCGGGTGGACCTGGCAACCCAGGACCCCCGCCCCATCAATCCCATGGTGGAAGGGGACAAGCGCATCAACATTTTCAACCCTTCCACGGACAGCACCTCCTGGGAGCCCCTGCGGGACATCTACCGATTCATACCGTCCCGTGTGGTTCATTTCAGGATCTTCTCCCTGGATCACCGTTATGATGAGGCGCTGTCCCGGGCCGCCGAAGATATGTTCGAATCCTCGGGGGAAGTCCTTTCAACGAATATTTAA